Proteins encoded within one genomic window of Sulfurovum sp. XGS-02:
- a CDS encoding Lon protease family protein: protein MIKALTSDKLYNQCDLGLFDFDTTAELEDPHEIIGQDRALKAISFGIGIKKDGYNLYAMGRVGSGKHTVVKKFIQSKAKDENKPGDWCYVNNFEDPRKPIYLKLESSMGVELRKDMEELIEELQTVIPSIFESEEYRIEKQAIIDKLTEAKEKSLREVKKRAKEEDILINYTPAGYTLSPMTHDGKVLAKEEYQALSTQDKDQIQEKILKFRNELENIVQDIVIESKIQQKEIRELERKMTKKAVDTSIKELKNKYHPYEKVVAYLESVEEDIIDNSQDFLISAQNSLAAMGMNYAKQSGIFNRYNVNVIVAHKDQEGAPIVYEDNPTYTNLFGEIEHIAQMGTLLTDFNLIKAGALHKANGGYLILDASKVLMQPFVWEGLKRMLRSSEIRIEPLARSLSLISTLSLEPETIELDIKIVLIGDRLLYYLLYNYDPEFRELFKINADFENETERNDENIQLYTRMISMIAKDNGLLPLDKQAVGKVIEYSSRMAEDSKKLTTHLGGLSDLLHEADFIASQEQMEHISKVQIDQAIKEKIERSDRIKDKMYEAIQRGTILIETEGSAIGQINGVAVLDLGNFSFGHPSKITALTRLGKDGVINIEREAKLSGPTHDKGIMILSAYLAATYAKDFPLTMTATLVFEQSYGKIDGDSASCAELLTLLSSLSEVALDQSIAVTGSVNQNGQVQAVGGINEKIEGFFDVCSLVKSKKRHGIIIPASNVKHLMLKEEVLEAVKKKRFKIYAIESVNEGLEILTGKKSGIKDKNGHFPKESINYLVEEKLKLFANKSRQKKI from the coding sequence ATGATAAAAGCACTTACGAGCGATAAACTTTATAACCAGTGTGACTTGGGATTGTTTGATTTTGATACGACTGCGGAACTGGAAGATCCTCATGAGATCATAGGGCAGGATAGAGCACTCAAAGCCATCAGTTTTGGAATAGGTATCAAGAAGGATGGATACAATCTTTATGCTATGGGAAGAGTGGGCAGCGGTAAACATACAGTGGTAAAAAAGTTTATCCAGAGTAAGGCAAAAGATGAAAATAAACCGGGTGACTGGTGTTATGTCAATAATTTTGAAGACCCTAGAAAACCGATCTATCTTAAGCTTGAATCTTCTATGGGAGTAGAGCTCAGAAAGGATATGGAAGAGCTGATAGAAGAGTTGCAAACGGTCATTCCGTCTATCTTTGAAAGTGAAGAGTATCGTATAGAAAAACAGGCAATTATAGATAAGCTGACAGAAGCCAAAGAGAAATCCTTAAGGGAAGTGAAAAAAAGAGCTAAAGAAGAGGATATATTGATCAACTATACGCCTGCGGGCTATACACTTTCACCTATGACCCATGATGGAAAAGTACTTGCAAAAGAAGAGTATCAAGCACTAAGCACACAAGATAAAGATCAGATACAGGAGAAGATACTCAAATTCAGGAATGAGTTGGAAAATATCGTTCAAGATATTGTAATCGAGAGTAAAATACAGCAAAAGGAGATTCGCGAGCTTGAAAGAAAAATGACTAAAAAAGCTGTAGATACCAGTATCAAGGAACTGAAAAATAAATATCACCCCTATGAAAAAGTCGTAGCCTATTTAGAGAGTGTGGAAGAAGATATTATAGATAATTCACAGGATTTTTTAATTTCTGCTCAAAACAGTCTTGCAGCTATGGGAATGAACTATGCCAAACAAAGCGGTATATTTAACAGATACAATGTAAATGTTATCGTAGCGCATAAAGACCAAGAGGGTGCGCCTATCGTTTATGAGGATAATCCAACCTATACAAATCTGTTTGGAGAGATCGAGCACATTGCCCAAATGGGAACACTTTTAACAGATTTCAATCTTATCAAAGCCGGTGCATTACATAAAGCCAATGGCGGATATCTGATACTGGATGCTTCAAAGGTTTTAATGCAGCCTTTTGTCTGGGAAGGGCTGAAAAGGATGCTGAGATCTTCGGAGATCCGTATAGAACCGCTTGCCCGTTCATTGAGTTTGATAAGTACGCTCTCTTTGGAGCCTGAGACCATTGAACTGGATATCAAGATCGTACTTATAGGCGACAGATTGCTCTACTATCTCCTCTATAATTATGATCCTGAGTTCAGAGAACTCTTTAAGATCAATGCTGATTTTGAAAATGAGACAGAGAGGAATGATGAAAATATTCAGCTTTATACCAGAATGATAAGTATGATCGCAAAAGATAATGGCCTTTTACCATTGGACAAACAGGCGGTCGGCAAGGTGATCGAATACAGTTCCCGTATGGCAGAGGACAGCAAAAAGCTTACCACACATCTGGGAGGGTTGAGTGATCTGTTACATGAGGCTGATTTTATCGCTTCACAAGAACAGATGGAGCATATTTCAAAAGTACAGATAGATCAAGCCATTAAAGAAAAGATAGAAAGATCAGACAGGATCAAAGATAAGATGTATGAAGCAATACAGAGGGGAACTATACTGATAGAGACAGAAGGGTCAGCTATAGGTCAGATCAATGGGGTTGCTGTACTTGATCTTGGAAATTTCTCCTTCGGCCATCCTTCAAAGATCACAGCATTGACACGTTTGGGTAAAGATGGTGTGATCAATATAGAAAGAGAAGCAAAACTCAGCGGTCCGACCCATGATAAGGGGATCATGATACTGTCAGCCTATTTGGCTGCTACCTATGCAAAGGATTTTCCTTTAACGATGACTGCTACACTGGTCTTTGAACAATCCTACGGAAAGATTGACGGTGACAGTGCTTCATGTGCAGAACTTCTCACGCTACTCTCTTCATTGAGTGAAGTTGCACTTGATCAATCCATAGCTGTGACCGGCTCAGTCAATCAAAATGGTCAGGTACAGGCAGTAGGGGGGATCAATGAAAAAATAGAGGGTTTTTTTGATGTCTGTAGCTTGGTCAAGAGCAAAAAACGCCATGGTATTATTATCCCCGCATCCAATGTCAAGCATCTGATGTTGAAAGAAGAAGTGTTAGAAGCTGTAAAAAAGAAAAGATTCAAGATCTATGCTATTGAGAGTGTCAATGAAGGTTTGGAGATACTTACAGGCAAAAAAAGCGGTATAAAAGACAAGAACGGTCATTTCCCAAAAGAGAGTATCAATTACCTTGTAGAAGAGAAATTGAAGCTTTTTGCAAATAAGAGCAGACAAAAAAAGATATGA
- the ald gene encoding alanine dehydrogenase, producing MKIGIPKEIKSKEYRVGMIPSGVRSLVEAGHQVYIEKDAGEKSGFFDSDYQQAGGFILDDPKEIFSICEMIVKVKEPQQEEYDSLKPGQILFTYLHLAPNKKLTEILLEKKVTALGYETVQDNGRLPLLSPMSQIAGRVAPMVASYFLSMHNKGMGVLISGSTGILPSKVLIIGSGNVAKNAAKIASGMGADVIVMGRNLQSMRSIEASMGSNVSTLYSNAYNMEKILPIVDIVICAVYVTGEKTPQLITRKMLSYCKKGTVLVDVAIDQGGCIETSRPTTHDEPVFEVDGVLHYCVANIPGDYPLTATEALANATIPYVKKIADLGWKNACLEDTVIYSGVNVAGGFVTDEAVANAHQMDYQMLKDIMYDCPEFGDTL from the coding sequence ATGAAAATTGGTATTCCCAAAGAGATAAAGAGTAAGGAGTACAGGGTAGGAATGATCCCCTCTGGAGTGAGGTCACTTGTAGAGGCCGGACATCAAGTCTATATAGAAAAGGATGCCGGAGAGAAAAGCGGGTTTTTCGACAGTGACTATCAGCAGGCAGGAGGGTTCATTCTTGACGATCCCAAAGAGATATTTTCGATCTGTGAAATGATCGTAAAAGTGAAAGAGCCTCAGCAAGAGGAGTATGATAGTCTAAAACCGGGACAGATACTCTTTACCTATCTGCATCTTGCCCCCAATAAAAAGTTAACGGAGATACTTCTTGAAAAAAAAGTGACGGCCTTAGGCTATGAAACAGTTCAAGATAACGGAAGATTGCCACTGCTTTCACCCATGAGTCAAATAGCGGGCAGAGTGGCTCCTATGGTTGCAAGCTATTTTCTTTCCATGCATAATAAGGGAATGGGTGTATTGATAAGCGGTTCAACCGGTATACTTCCTTCTAAAGTCCTGATCATAGGCAGTGGGAATGTAGCAAAGAATGCGGCTAAGATCGCTTCAGGTATGGGTGCGGATGTGATAGTGATGGGAAGAAATCTACAGAGTATGAGATCCATTGAAGCGTCTATGGGCTCAAATGTCTCAACACTTTACTCCAATGCGTACAATATGGAAAAAATCTTGCCTATTGTCGATATCGTGATTTGTGCAGTCTATGTCACCGGTGAAAAGACACCGCAACTCATTACAAGAAAGATGCTCTCTTATTGTAAAAAAGGGACAGTATTAGTTGATGTTGCTATAGATCAGGGAGGATGCATAGAGACATCCAGACCTACAACGCATGACGAGCCTGTTTTTGAGGTAGATGGTGTGCTGCACTATTGTGTAGCTAATATACCCGGGGATTACCCTCTCACAGCTACAGAGGCATTGGCAAATGCAACGATACCCTATGTAAAGAAGATTGCTGATCTTGGGTGGAAAAATGCATGTTTAGAAGATACAGTTATCTACAGCGGGGTTAATGTTGCAGGTGGATTTGTGACGGATGAGGCTGTAGCCAATGCACATCAAATGGACTATCAGATGCTAAAAGATATCATGTATGATTGTCCTGAATTTGGAGATACTTTATGA
- a CDS encoding TraR/DksA C4-type zinc finger protein, with product MKKRDDLDLNEFENILQEKLAHIESNIEQLRSELESVGSDDGINDMEDLASLQSLSSKDNTILDQQENERKETLHALAKIKNGTYGICEESARPIPEERLRVNPIARTKV from the coding sequence ATGAAAAAGAGAGATGATCTGGACTTGAATGAATTTGAGAACATATTACAAGAAAAATTGGCACATATCGAGAGTAATATTGAACAGCTTAGATCAGAGCTTGAGAGTGTCGGAAGTGATGACGGGATCAATGATATGGAAGATCTCGCATCTCTTCAAAGTCTCAGCAGTAAAGATAACACGATCTTAGATCAGCAGGAGAATGAGCGAAAAGAGACGCTGCATGCACTTGCAAAAATAAAAAACGGAACCTACGGCATATGTGAAGAGAGTGCAAGACCGATACCTGAGGAGAGATTAAGAGTGAACCCTATTGCCAGAACCAAGGTGTAG
- a CDS encoding universal stress protein: protein MKELKRVLVGLDVTEKSNNVLKRALSIANEHKADLFIVHAVRTPWIGVPSYFGGKDIVIDHQSIAKNIEKKIKPLNREFKVNCFVFVKEGNPHDIILYESKLNQIDMIIIGAHSKTKRRKGFLGTTAQKVAHLSHIPVLIVKNSAKTPYKNIIAPTDFGMQSKQSILFAKDIFPSAKISVVNAFDTIYMEGPYAVVGRDLSQYNDVAKSCAKSDLKNFMQEVSLKKGKVIDGELYTKETLVNYIKDGQYDLVIVGSRGTVGLNALLGSVANYILRETSKDVLIYVP, encoded by the coding sequence ATGAAAGAATTAAAAAGAGTATTAGTAGGATTGGATGTCACTGAGAAATCGAATAATGTCCTAAAAAGAGCGTTAAGCATAGCCAATGAACATAAAGCTGATCTCTTTATTGTTCATGCAGTACGGACACCTTGGATTGGGGTACCAAGTTATTTCGGTGGTAAAGATATTGTCATAGATCATCAGAGTATCGCTAAAAATATAGAAAAAAAGATCAAACCATTGAACCGAGAGTTTAAAGTCAACTGTTTTGTCTTTGTAAAAGAGGGTAATCCCCATGATATCATACTCTATGAATCAAAATTAAATCAAATCGATATGATAATCATAGGTGCCCACAGTAAGACAAAAAGACGAAAAGGATTCTTAGGTACGACAGCACAAAAAGTAGCACATTTAAGCCATATACCTGTGTTGATCGTCAAAAACAGTGCAAAAACCCCATATAAGAACATCATAGCACCAACAGATTTCGGAATGCAATCAAAGCAAAGTATTTTATTTGCCAAAGATATCTTTCCGAGCGCAAAAATAAGTGTAGTCAATGCTTTTGATACGATCTATATGGAAGGGCCTTATGCCGTAGTAGGTCGTGATCTGTCACAATATAATGATGTGGCTAAATCCTGTGCAAAAAGTGATCTAAAGAATTTTATGCAGGAAGTATCTCTCAAAAAAGGTAAAGTGATCGATGGTGAACTCTATACGAAAGAGACACTGGTCAATTATATCAAGGACGGTCAGTATGACCTTGTCATTGTTGGATCACGCGGCACAGTAGGATTGAATGCATTGTTGGGAAGTGTGGCAAACTATATTTTAAGAGAAACATCAAAAGATGTCCTGATATATGTACCGTAG
- a CDS encoding HAD-IC family P-type ATPase — translation MKYLCTISSHKKGWNIHFHTKTIEQTFLLLESNHSGLTSNVVIKRQEKYGLNILPSEPDMSLLEHFLQQFKSPIIYVLLIASFMALMIQEYTDAGFIFLVLLLNAVIGTYQEYSASQKAKLLQSLIKTNVMVLRDGEIQEVDSRYIVTGDILIFEPGTKVAADVRIVMAHNLMVDESLLTGESIDVNKDALFVSANEDLLIPERKNMLFAGTYISSGRGIGVVTAIGKDTEAGKIAQLLSKKSKAKIPLIEKMEKLSFTISVAIAMMVIVLFSVGLLKGMEFYALFLFAVALAVSTIPEGLPVAITVALTSASLSMSRKNVIIRKLTAIEGLGSCTLIASDKTGTLTQNRLSVEYFISPHMVFDTDSLDDVHDMVYLASVLCNEMHYKESEEGGVDFYGDQVDIALAQFAANADESYITSSKSYRKIDEIPYEPINRFSAVMMELDDTIFQFSKGSPETVLEHCNVSQEEKREILKEVDAWALKGYRTIALAYKESAEEATINLRNFTYLGFVAIIDPVREESPEAIKKAQEAGIKVVMITGDHPNTAFSIAQELGIATSREEVMSEKELLVWEDGGAVAEALKDKSVFSRVTPAQKMMIVMAYQSLGHYVAVTGDGVNDAPALRHANIGVAMGKSGTDIAKATSDIILTDDNFTSIVNGIEEGRRAHDNIRKVVYLLISTGFAELILVMLSFFTGLPLPLLPVQLLWLNLVTNGIEDVMLGLEKAEPGLLQRKPRSPKEPIFNRLMIRRIFVGGLYIGITSFILFYFLLQSGESIESARNMILLLMVLFENVHVFNARTEINYLHKIGYRSSMFLILWVIFTQLLHLACMHIPLMQNVLSTQPVTFDMWLGLAWITIGLVIVMEADKWLMSKRRSA, via the coding sequence GTGAAATATCTATGTACTATATCTAGTCATAAAAAGGGGTGGAATATCCATTTTCATACCAAAACGATCGAACAGACATTTTTATTATTAGAATCGAATCATTCCGGTTTAACAAGTAATGTTGTGATAAAACGGCAAGAGAAATATGGACTGAATATTCTACCCTCAGAACCTGATATGTCACTCTTAGAACATTTTCTCCAACAATTTAAAAGTCCGATCATCTATGTTTTACTGATAGCATCATTCATGGCACTCATGATCCAAGAGTATACAGATGCAGGTTTTATATTCCTTGTTTTACTTCTGAATGCAGTGATCGGGACCTATCAAGAGTATTCTGCATCGCAAAAAGCAAAACTTCTGCAGAGCCTTATCAAAACCAATGTTATGGTGCTAAGAGACGGCGAGATACAGGAAGTAGATAGCCGATACATTGTTACAGGAGACATACTAATATTTGAACCTGGTACGAAAGTGGCTGCAGATGTCAGGATAGTTATGGCTCACAACCTCATGGTCGATGAATCATTGCTTACAGGTGAATCCATTGATGTAAATAAAGATGCGCTCTTTGTAAGTGCCAATGAAGATCTTCTCATTCCGGAGCGAAAAAATATGCTCTTCGCAGGTACCTACATTTCCAGTGGTAGAGGGATAGGTGTTGTGACTGCAATAGGTAAAGATACAGAAGCAGGTAAAATAGCACAGTTACTCAGTAAAAAAAGTAAAGCCAAAATACCTTTGATCGAAAAAATGGAAAAGCTCTCTTTTACTATTTCTGTTGCCATTGCTATGATGGTTATAGTGCTTTTTTCAGTAGGTTTACTCAAAGGTATGGAGTTTTATGCACTGTTTCTTTTTGCTGTAGCACTTGCTGTCTCTACCATACCTGAAGGTCTGCCTGTGGCCATTACGGTTGCCTTGACATCCGCTTCTTTATCCATGTCCAGGAAAAATGTCATTATCCGAAAACTAACTGCCATTGAAGGGTTGGGCTCCTGTACACTGATAGCCAGTGACAAAACAGGTACACTTACACAGAACAGGCTGAGTGTGGAGTATTTTATCTCACCGCATATGGTTTTTGATACAGACTCATTAGATGATGTACATGATATGGTTTATCTGGCTTCCGTATTGTGTAATGAAATGCATTATAAAGAGTCTGAAGAAGGCGGTGTAGATTTTTATGGTGACCAGGTAGACATTGCCCTGGCGCAGTTTGCTGCAAATGCTGATGAATCCTATATCACAAGTTCAAAATCCTATCGAAAGATAGATGAGATACCTTACGAGCCTATCAACCGTTTTTCTGCGGTGATGATGGAGCTTGATGATACTATCTTTCAGTTTAGTAAAGGTTCACCTGAAACGGTACTGGAACACTGCAATGTGAGCCAGGAAGAGAAAAGAGAGATACTCAAAGAGGTGGATGCTTGGGCACTCAAAGGCTACAGGACCATTGCACTTGCCTACAAAGAGTCTGCTGAAGAGGCTACTATCAACCTTAGGAACTTTACCTATCTTGGTTTTGTAGCCATCATTGATCCTGTCAGAGAAGAGAGTCCCGAAGCGATCAAAAAAGCGCAAGAAGCAGGTATCAAAGTGGTCATGATCACAGGAGATCATCCAAATACGGCATTCTCTATTGCACAAGAGCTTGGTATTGCCACTTCCCGTGAGGAAGTTATGAGTGAAAAAGAGCTTCTGGTATGGGAAGATGGCGGTGCAGTGGCTGAAGCACTGAAAGATAAATCCGTATTTTCCCGTGTCACCCCTGCACAGAAGATGATGATCGTCATGGCCTATCAGAGCCTTGGACACTATGTTGCCGTCACAGGAGACGGGGTAAACGATGCCCCGGCACTCAGACATGCCAATATCGGTGTTGCCATGGGGAAAAGCGGTACGGATATAGCCAAGGCGACCAGTGATATCATTTTAACGGACGATAACTTTACTTCCATTGTCAATGGTATTGAAGAGGGAAGACGTGCACATGACAACATCAGGAAAGTCGTCTATTTGCTTATATCAACCGGTTTTGCCGAGCTGATTTTGGTGATGCTCTCTTTTTTTACAGGTCTTCCTCTGCCACTGCTTCCCGTTCAGCTTTTGTGGCTTAACCTTGTCACCAACGGGATAGAAGATGTTATGCTAGGGCTTGAAAAAGCAGAACCGGGACTCTTGCAAAGAAAACCCAGATCACCTAAAGAACCCATATTTAACAGACTTATGATCAGACGTATCTTTGTTGGAGGTCTCTATATAGGTATCACCTCGTTTATACTTTTTTATTTTTTATTGCAAAGCGGAGAGAGTATAGAGAGTGCAAGGAACATGATACTTCTACTCATGGTACTTTTTGAAAATGTGCATGTATTTAATGCCCGAACAGAGATCAATTACCTGCATAAGATCGGCTACAGAAGTAGTATGTTCCTGATCCTTTGGGTCATCTTTACTCAGCTTCTACATTTAGCATGTATGCATATTCCATTGATGCAGAACGTACTTTCTACACAGCCGGTTACGTTTGATATGTGGCTGGGACTTGCATGGATCACTATTGGATTGGTCATTGTTATGGAAGCAGATAAGTGGTTGATGTCAAAAAGAAGATCAGCATGA
- a CDS encoding cation-transporting P-type ATPase gives MQEKQMMIPEYPHFETCESLAQKMEISKEGLSTEDVKKNLSIYGLNEIKEKKHNIFLLFLSQFKSPLVYVLLAAALLSLFLENIHEGILILIILLFNSFIGFWQELKALSSIRALRKLTESKTEVKRDGQLRTISSSELVPGDVILLSEGDIVPADIRLFDTNGFVIDESILTGESLPVEKDANLTLPKETLPYEMDNMALSGTTVTKGNAEGFVVFTGHETYLASISTKAEEESRETPLSKALEVFIRKHMFVVFILISITAVLSFFGGKEIVDIIYLVIALLVASVPEGLPIVITLVLTIGAMRLSVRKAYIRHLPSVETLGSTTVIASDKTGTITQGNLKVEEVFSLHDTFSYTVSSLANESEEGKGDPVDTALALWVGKRYEDIREKYPRVNLYPFDTKHRLMASSNMIEKEHKIFVKGAFESLKQFATSQDDLVTLQKEHDRLASHGLRVIALGMGEHTTDNIEKWEIEIVGLVGFIDPPKEGVLEAVHTAKKAGVKVMMVTGDNALTATAVAKSVNIYKEGDLVVTGKELNEMDDETLKEILPKVTVWARVLPEHKYRIVKALQQKGDIVAVTGDGVNDVPALRAADLGIAMGEGTDAAKSTANMVLADNNLSIIVEAIKQGRSIANNIRKTIYFLLTTSLDEVILITGAILMALPLPLYPIQILWINLVANSALDKTFPFLKDEEDVMKRAPSKLHEQFLDKVQLLRVLYVVMVISIGALFLYAWMLEHYTKESAISTLFTAFIIATWVNGLQSLKEHEPFFKNIKKSLQINPYIFYGIGIGIVLQLCAIYLLSDLFHTLPLNSGSLTIIAIMGLWVFTMIELRKWGEQFWKMR, from the coding sequence ATGCAGGAAAAACAAATGATGATTCCAGAGTATCCCCATTTTGAAACGTGTGAGTCACTAGCTCAAAAAATGGAAATATCCAAAGAAGGTTTAAGCACAGAGGACGTAAAGAAAAATCTTTCCATTTATGGTTTGAATGAGATCAAGGAAAAAAAGCATAATATCTTCCTACTCTTTCTTTCCCAGTTTAAAAGTCCTTTGGTCTATGTGCTTTTGGCTGCCGCGCTGCTTTCTCTCTTTTTGGAAAATATACATGAAGGTATTCTGATACTGATCATACTACTGTTCAATTCGTTCATAGGATTTTGGCAGGAGTTGAAAGCACTTAGTTCCATTAGGGCACTTAGAAAACTTACAGAGAGTAAAACAGAGGTCAAACGGGATGGCCAGTTACGTACTATCTCCTCTTCTGAACTTGTACCGGGAGATGTCATTCTTTTGTCTGAAGGCGATATCGTACCTGCAGATATACGTCTTTTTGATACGAATGGATTTGTCATCGATGAGTCGATCCTGACAGGAGAGTCTCTGCCTGTGGAAAAAGATGCGAATCTTACTTTGCCCAAAGAGACACTCCCCTATGAAATGGATAATATGGCACTCTCCGGCACCACGGTCACAAAAGGAAATGCAGAGGGTTTTGTCGTCTTCACCGGCCATGAAACCTATTTGGCATCAATTTCAACCAAAGCCGAAGAGGAGTCAAGAGAGACTCCTTTGAGCAAAGCACTGGAAGTGTTTATTAGAAAACATATGTTTGTAGTTTTCATTTTGATCTCCATCACTGCGGTGCTTTCTTTTTTTGGGGGCAAAGAGATCGTTGATATCATTTATCTGGTCATCGCTTTGCTGGTTGCCTCTGTGCCTGAAGGACTTCCGATCGTTATTACACTGGTACTCACGATAGGTGCCATGAGGCTAAGTGTGAGAAAAGCCTACATACGTCACTTGCCTTCGGTTGAAACGTTAGGCAGTACTACCGTCATCGCTTCAGATAAAACAGGTACCATTACACAGGGAAATCTTAAAGTAGAAGAGGTCTTTTCGCTCCATGATACTTTTTCTTACACCGTTTCATCTCTTGCAAACGAATCTGAAGAAGGCAAGGGTGATCCTGTCGACACTGCTCTTGCATTATGGGTGGGAAAACGTTATGAAGATATACGTGAGAAATATCCGCGTGTCAATCTCTATCCTTTTGATACGAAGCATCGATTGATGGCAAGTTCAAATATGATTGAAAAAGAGCATAAGATTTTTGTCAAAGGTGCCTTTGAATCCCTAAAACAGTTTGCCACAAGCCAGGATGATCTTGTAACACTCCAAAAAGAGCATGACAGGCTGGCTTCCCATGGCTTAAGAGTGATAGCGCTGGGTATGGGAGAACATACAACAGATAATATAGAAAAATGGGAAATTGAGATCGTTGGACTTGTAGGTTTCATAGACCCTCCTAAAGAAGGTGTTCTGGAAGCAGTCCACACAGCGAAAAAAGCGGGAGTAAAAGTGATGATGGTCACGGGTGACAATGCTCTTACTGCGACAGCTGTAGCTAAATCTGTCAATATCTACAAAGAGGGAGACCTGGTTGTGACGGGTAAAGAACTCAATGAGATGGATGATGAAACACTCAAAGAGATCCTGCCAAAGGTTACTGTCTGGGCAAGGGTACTTCCAGAGCACAAATACCGCATCGTAAAAGCACTGCAACAAAAAGGAGATATCGTTGCCGTGACAGGAGACGGTGTCAATGATGTACCAGCTCTCAGGGCAGCTGATCTGGGCATAGCCATGGGTGAGGGAACAGACGCAGCAAAATCTACTGCAAATATGGTGCTTGCAGACAACAATCTCTCTATCATCGTTGAAGCGATCAAGCAGGGGCGTTCCATCGCCAACAATATCCGAAAAACGATCTATTTTCTGCTTACAACCAGTCTGGATGAAGTGATCCTCATCACAGGGGCTATTTTGATGGCATTACCGCTGCCGCTCTATCCTATACAGATTTTATGGATCAATCTTGTTGCCAACAGTGCTTTGGATAAAACATTCCCCTTTTTAAAAGATGAAGAGGATGTGATGAAAAGAGCCCCTAGCAAACTGCATGAACAGTTTTTGGATAAAGTACAGCTTTTACGTGTACTTTATGTCGTCATGGTCATCAGTATAGGTGCACTCTTTTTATATGCCTGGATGTTGGAACACTATACCAAGGAGAGTGCGATCTCCACACTCTTCACAGCTTTTATCATAGCTACATGGGTAAATGGTCTTCAGTCACTCAAAGAACATGAACCTTTTTTTAAAAATATTAAAAAATCATTGCAGATCAACCCTTATATTTTTTACGGTATAGGTATAGGAATAGTGTTACAGTTGTGTGCCATTTATCTGCTTTCTGATCTATTTCATACACTACCGCTCAACAGTGGTTCATTAACGATCATAGCTATCATGGGTCTGTGGGTATTTACGATGATAGAATTACGTAAATGGGGTGAGCAGTTCTGGAAAATGAGGTAG